The proteins below come from a single Chiloscyllium punctatum isolate Juve2018m chromosome 18, sChiPun1.3, whole genome shotgun sequence genomic window:
- the LOC140489330 gene encoding serine/arginine-rich splicing factor 3-like — protein sequence MMRRDSCPLDCKVYVGDLGTNGNKTELERSFSYYGPLRNVWVARNPPGFAFVEFEDPRDAADAVRELDGRTLCGVRVRVELSSGERRKRYRGPPPPWTRRPRYDEYRYRSPPRRRYSRSRSRENRRRERSISRDRERREPSRSFSRSHSRSRSIERK from the exons ATGATGCGTCGTGATTCGTGTCCGCTGGACTGCAAGGTCTATGTGGGTGACCTTGGAACCAATGGAAACAAGACTGAGCTGGAGCGGTCCTTCAGTTATTATGGACCTCTGCGCAACGTGTGGGTTGCACGGAACCCACCAGGCTTTGCGTTTGTCGAATTTGAGGACCCCCGTGATGCAGCCGATGCTGTACGAGAATTGGATGGCAG AACGTTGTGTGGCGTTCGTGTGCGAGTGGAGCTGTCCTCTGGTGAGAGGAGGAAGCGCTATCGTGGGCCACCACCACCCTGGACCAGACGACCCCGTTATGATGAATATCGCTATCGCAGCCCACCACGTAGACGCTACTCGAG GTCTCGATCCAGAGAGAATCGACGTCGCGAGCGATCTATTTCACGGGACAGAGAAAGGCGAGAGCCATCAAGATCTTTCTCTAGATCTCACAG tcGCTCCCGGTCCATAGAGCGGAAGTAG